ACAAAAATACAATACCAGCCAAGGCAGGTGGGACTGTTCTCCTCAAGGTCCTGGAGGTATAAAATGCAACCTGATCAGCGGTTTGCTCGTCAGGGCAGCTAAATCCCTTTGTTATCATATGAGGCTTCAGCAATGCTCCCTCAAGCAAGACATGATGGTCATTCAATGCCTTGAAAACCGAAGCCAAGACCTTCTCAGAAATTTCAGCACAGGTTCCAATAGAGTGGTCACCGTCTGCCAATATTTCTGGTTCCACAATTGGAACAAGACCGTTACTCTGACAAATTGCGGCATATCTTGCCAACGTATGGGAAGTCTCAGCAACGGAAAGAGGGGATGGCTTATTCTTAGCTTGATCAATAGACAAGACGGCGCGCCACTTGGCAAATCTAGCTCCAGCTTCATAGTATTTCTTGCATCTTTCAGCCAATCCATCCAATCCCTGAGTACTTACTTCACCATTGGAGTTAGGAAGCGGAACCAAACCAATATCAACTTTGATTCCGGGTAAAATACCTTGTTCCTTCAACAAGTCAACCATCAACTTGCCAGATGGAGCCTTTTGGAACAGGGTCTCCTCATACAAAATAGCTCCAGAAATATACTCTCCAAGCCCTTCAGTAGAGAAGAGCATGGAACGATAGGCAGCGCGGTTCTGCTCAGTGTTTTCTATACCAACGTTGTCAAAGCGATTCTTGACAGTCTTGGTGGACTCATCTGCTGCAAGAATTCCCTTTCCTGGAGCAACGAGTTTCTTGGCGTTAGCAGCCAGCTCAGCGGCTAAATCCTGTGGAGAGGCCTGAATGATCGTTAttaatgtaaaatttttgtatGAATGAGACAAAGGACATATAGGATGATACTCACCATTTATAAGAGTATTaatccaaaatattttggcGCTGACGCTGAAAGGTCATTCAAATTAAGAATGTTAGATTCCGATGTACGTTGCCCACTAAAAACGTTTGGTAGGGCTGTCCACATTTGGTTCAGGCGAGAGTTCTTGCTGCTCAAATGTTTGACCATAGACATTTGTGAACACTAAAGACTGGATGTTTTAGTAATGCTGCACAGACCACTCGTCTAACTGCTCACTCTACAGAAGGCTACCAATCCCATATGAAAaattcaaaaaatatatacatGAATAAAGTGTCTCAGTGTTACGTTAATAGCTAGCAAGCTATTGAATATGAAAAGCCATTCACATTATGAATAGCTGATGTGAATGGAGTAGTTACAGCCCACTCATACCATACCCGTGTACCATCACACTTCCTCCAAATATGTAGCGTAATTACCTGCGATTCTTTGACATACATAGCCTTTTCGACTGGAAAATACATGGGAAACCAACTCTTTACCTCGTCTGAATGGCCCGGAAGGATTGACATTTCGAGGTCTCCGTAGAGTCTGAAACTAAAATAACCTGCAAAGCCGTGTAGCGTGCAGTCTTTCTTTACAGTGAACCTCAACTGCTTGTATCTCTCTAATTTTGTTGTTTCTTTCCTGCTTGGATGCTCAAATGAAAAACAAGGCAAAGGATCAGGATTTGCTGCGATATTGTAGTATGACTGTAGAGCAACGACGTATGGAGTATGAAAGCACTTGCGATCTTCCGATAAATACAGCCTTTCCCAAAGTTTAGGTGTGTAAATAGGGGTGAGAAATGATGTGTATCTCTGTGGTATGTACTGAATTTGTTTATGATTTGGAAAGTGTTTGTTGAAAACGGCCTCAATCCCATATATACACTCTGGAGAAAGCTCATTATCAGCAAATGATCCAAGTAGTTCACTAATAATCAAATCAGCGGGCTCCTTTGGAATAATGTCTCTCATATCACCAAAAATAAGCTGTACCTTATCCCATCCGCTTTGACCATCTTTAATCCTATGTTTCAACGTTAAAATTGCATACGGATTTTTCTCAATTGCATAAATAGAATAGTCTTTAATGCCCTTGTTATGAAAAGCATTTAATGTTCTTTGCACTAATGGTCCTCTACCAGCACCAGGAATATATGCCACGGGTCTACGAACTGTAGTATTTTCCTCTAACCACTGCCTAACTGCCGTTTCAAAAATATCGTACTTAGTGTCACACCTTTCAAATTCCTCATAAGTGCTACTATCTAAGTGATCCCTGAGTGGTTGTAATGGAGTTTGCAAGAGGTCATTATAACCACTAGAGTGAAATTCGCGTATACTCAAGGGATTTAGCGAAGCATGTAATCTTTTCACAGCTTTAATAGCTTCTCGAACAGTTAGGGGTacatttgtgattttaTCGCCTAAATCGTCATAGACAAACTCTCGTATCAAATCCCTATAGTCAAACTCTGAGTGAAGTACAACCTTCACACCAAAGTCCATAATGTGCGCTAATAAATTCCTTACATTCTCGGAAATAACGCATTTGTAACCAGACTTTGCAAATGATTTGGAATCTAGAATTGCAAGTCCAAGAGGCTCTGCAGTCCAACGCTTTgcttcatcctcatccagATCACTCAAAATGAGGGCAACCTTCAGTCGGTGTGAATGATTGCACAGCTCGTAAATCATCCTCCATATATTCCATGATTCATGGGAAGCATCCAATGCTATGTGAATCGTTGGTGTATTCGGAAGAGAGAGAGATGATATCAATACCTGCGATAATTTTGCTATTCTATCCATAATATCTTCATCACTTTCAAAAGCTAGTACTGAAGCTAAATCGACTATTATTGATCGTACTCCTACGTAAGAAGCCCAACTTAGCTCAAATTTTAGAGCATCTAAATCCGAtttggatataaatgaCACTACTCTCTGTGCCCAGTGGCCAGAAGGAAGGGCTAAATCACTCCCACCAAGTGGTACAAAATCTTCGTTATCAGGAGtttttactacatttttacatttattcAAATTCAAAACTAAAAACGAGATGCCGAGGCTCTCAATTAACTTTATTATTCCGAACAAATCATCTGTTATAGTGTCATTAATAAACCAACCAAACAGAACTGGTGGCCTTAAGACTCCAGACGCTGTCATTCTAAAAACCTAGATTTTTTTCCATATAGTCACTACAAAATAAGGATAACCTGACGAAAACTATCGTTTCTTTGTCCAAAATTAGTCATACATGAGCCTAAGAGCCGTAAAATCGGCCAACGAAACAGAGTTGTCGTATACACATCTATTATCCAAACTGGGTTATTTGGTGTATATAAACCTACTAATATCACAAACAAATGTGTGTATAAACCTATGTTTTCAATACCAGAAATCCAATAGTTAAACGAAATAACTTGACAAACAAaattctcttcttttctgACTCAAGACAAAGGAACTGGTCATGCGTATATCGGCAGTAGTATTGTGTAATATTCCATggcacatttttcaaatagTCCTGAGTGATTAATCAGTGCCCAAGCCTATGGGAGTAGCCAGATGTATCCTCGGGCGAGAGGTGAGCAATTCATCGATGACAAAGTGGATCCTACCGTGAAGGATAAAAATCCATAATGAGACAACCCTGGTGGATCATGTAGGGAGATTTTACGCAAACACACTTGGGGTCTATCGAAGATTTGTTAGGTGTGGCGCAATCCGTGGATAGCACAGGGGGACGACCGGACCAGTAATTATCTTCAATAAACTTTAAGgttattttttatttttatttaATAACCCATAAGTGCTGCAGTACATTTGGCAGAGTTACTAGGGACGTTTCTGAGCAGAACTAACAAAAACCCTTTAAGCGAGGCTAATATATACTTTCAAAGAAATTAGCCTTTGCAATTCTCTACCAAATAAAACTTATGGttaaattttaaatgtataaCTGCTTATGTCAATTATACGGtgatttaaaaataaataACTTGGCACGGTTTAGGATAGACGCCAAAGATGTCGACCAATTGGCCTCCAACAAACAAGCAAGGTTCCATATCATCACCTTTCCCTGGACAAGTTAACACTGTCCAGCAGAGTCCATTTCCTGGTCAAGGAAGCAATCCTCCACAGGGAACACCTTTCCCAGGTGTTCCACAAAGTAAAGCACCTGGAGTGCCGTTAACAGCAAGTTTGGATTACAATCAACAAATACCACCGGCATTTTCAGAAAGCATACCACCTCCTACACCTCCTCCAAAACAGGCGGCACCTGTACCCCTCTCAAAGGCCCAGGACTCTATAAAATCGGAACCTAGCGGAAAGAATGTAAAATCCTCATTGCAATCTCATGTATTTCATGAGGATTTGGGAGTTACGACCTTGATTGGTCAGAAAAGTTCTTCAATCTCCTCAAAGACAGAAGACGATGCTTTGGAAAGTCTGCAATTGATGAATTCAACATCGCATTTCGTAAAGACTACGGTATCTCTACTTCCATCGAGCTCAACTCTATTGCAAAAGGCACAGATCAATTTGGGTTATATTATACGCCCCCTGGCTCCGCTGCCTGAAGGAGAAGCTGAAATTCCCTTGGTAAATTATGGAACTGATCCCATTACTAGGTGCACACAATGCCGCACATACATTAATCCCTACGTGAGAACTGATCCTAGCAAACGGTTTTGGATTTGTAATCTCTGTGAAACATCTAATGAGATGCCTGCCAGATATGGAAATAATTTGGTAGATGAGCAATCATTGCCACCAGAGTTTAATTGTGCAGTCATGGAATACATGGCATCGGCTGATTACACCGTAAGGCCACCGCAGCCTCCAACTATAATGTTTGTTATAGATGTTTCGTCTTCTGCTGTAAACTCCAGGATGCTAGAAGTCGTCTGTAACACAATTGCGGATTTGATTAGGAATGATGAATTGCCGGGTGGGCCAAGAACTATGGTAGGAATAATGACATATGATACTTCGGTACACTTTTATCAATTGAGCAAAGGGGTTGAAAATTTGCAGGTCTTGGTAGTTTCTGATCTTGAAGATTTGTTTTTGCCTCTCTCTGGTGAGATACTTCTAAACCTTTCAGAGTCTGCAGATGATATCTTGAAACTTTTAGAACTCCTACCAAGCACATGGAAGGATAATAATATCGTAGGGAGTGCAATGGGGAGTGCGATTAGAGCTGCTCATTATGCCATGAAACATGTGGGTGGTAAAATGTGTGTTTTCACATCCTCTCCCAGCTATTTTGGTGATTTTGCTCTGAATTCTTCACAAACTGCCCGTGATAAAAAGGGGCCAAAATTACAACCATTAGACAAATGCAAGGAATTCTCCACTATGGTTTGTCAGACACAGGTTTCTTTGGAACTTTTTGTTTGTACTCCCCAAAACTTGAATTTACCTGCATTACATCACTTATCTTCGCAGACTTCTGGTTCTGTACACTATTTCCCACTAAAGAATCACCAGGGAAACCTTAAGTTATCTCAAGAACTTAGACATGTAATAACCAGGGAAACATGTTGGGAGTCTGTAATGAGAATTAGAATAAGTAAGGGATGGAAGATTACGAATTGGTTTGGAAATTGTTATATTAGAGGTTCTGATTTGATGGTTTTGCCAAATTGCCACAGTGATCATACATTTTCTATAACTTTCCAGCAAGAGGATGGCGTTGTCCCCAAAAAGGTGGCCTACTTTCAGACGGCATTCTTGCATACAAATTCACATGGAGAACGTAGGATTAGAGTATTCAACAGTGCGTTGCCTATTAGTGGGAACTTGAATGACGTTTTGCTCTCATTAAATCCAGAAGCCGCTCTGGTAACTACCGCACAATTGGCAATTAACGCGGGATTGAATGGAAAACTTCCAGATGCCAGAAATATGGTACAAAACATTTGTAGTAAGATCAGTGCAAGCTTATCAGCGCTAACACCGATCCCTGACTCTTGCAAGATCTTTATAATGTATATTCTAGGTCTATTAAAGTCGACTGCATttattgaaaatataaaccCGGATTTAAGAATTTATCATTGGCTCAGGTTGCGATCTTTACCACTTGAGGATATAATTGCGTATTCATATCCTAGGTTGGTACCGATTCATGACCTTCCAAATGACATTCCCTCGGTAAATAGTGCATCAATACCACCACCTCTGCACCTCACTCACGAGAGTCTAACACAAGAGGGTGCATATCTACttgaaaatggtgaatCTATGATAATCTGGATAGGAAGGAACATTTCTCCACAGTGGCTTCAAGCTGTATTCGATGCTCCTTCGTTTGATCATCTGCAACCACACATTGCAGAGTCTTGTATGGATAGTCAGAAAAATCCAACAGCAATCAGGGTGTCTTCTGTAATAAAGGCAATAAGGGACACTCGTCTCCCATATATGAGCCTCAAGGTAATCAAACAAGGTGACGAATCCGAACCAACTTTTTATTCACACCTTATACACGACAAGACCCAGGGAATGCTTATCACTCTCAAGGATTTTATCAGCTCAATGGCACCTAGAACACAGCTACATGTGCAACCAACTCTCGGATAATCTCTTGTTCTTATTCATATCTACGATTATATACTACCCAAGAGGCGGATCTAAGTCCACGAGAGGGTCTAGCATACTCACCCGTCAGTCTAATTATTTCGTTTAAACTTACAAAATGGCGTTATTATGATTTAatagatataaaaaatggatcATGGGAACAGAAGGGTCACAAAATTCCCTCCTCCACTGAAGCCAATTGACGATGCCACATTCGCGGCACAAATCAAGGCATCGTTCGTCAAGAGTGCTTCTGAAAGGTATGGGAACATGATGGGAAATTGCTGGATGCCTCAGCAGATGTGGCCTCAAAATCCAATGGTTGCTATGATGGATCCAAAGTTGCATCCAAAAATGGGCCCTAAACAGCCAAATTTTATGATGTATCCGGTTCCAATGAATCAACCAATGAGGATGGATCAGCATTTAAGGATGGGACCGCCG
This region of Theileria equi strain WA chromosome 1, complete sequence genomic DNA includes:
- a CDS encoding Sec23/Sec24 domain containing protein (encoded by transcript BEWA_033750A) produces the protein MSTNWPPTNKQGSISSPFPGQVNTVQQSPFPGQGSNPPQGTPFPGVPQSKAPGVPLTASLDYNQQIPPAFSESIPPPTPPPKQAAPVPLSKAQDSIKSEPSGKNVKSSLQSHVFHEDLGVTTLIGQKSSSISSKTEDDALESLQLMNSTSHFVKTTVSLLPSSSTLLQKAQINLGYIIRPLAPLPEGEAEIPLVNYGTDPITRCTQCRTYINPYVRTDPSKRFWICNLCETSNEMPARYGNNLVDEQSLPPEFNCAVMEYMASADYTVRPPQPPTIMFVIDVSSSAVNSRMLEVVCNTIADLIRNDELPGGPRTMVGIMTYDTSVHFYQLSKGVENLQVLVVSDLEDLFLPLSGEILLNLSESADDILKLLELLPSTWKDNNIVGSAMGSAIRAAHYAMKHVGGKMCVFTSSPSYFGDFALNSSQTARDKKGPKLQPLDKCKEFSTMVCQTQVSLELFVCTPQNLNLPALHHLSSQTSGSVHYFPLKNHQGNLKLSQELRHVITRETCWESVMRIRISKGWKITNWFGNCYIRGSDLMVLPNCHSDHTFSITFQQEDGVVPKKVAYFQTAFLHTNSHGERRIRVFNSALPISGNLNDVLLSLNPEAALVTTAQLAINAGLNGKLPDARNMVQNICSKISASLSALTPIPDSCKIFIMYILGLLKSTAFIENINPDLRIYHWLRLRSLPLEDIIAYSYPRLVPIHDLPNDIPSVNSASIPPPLHLTHESLTQEGAYLLENGESMIIWIGRNISPQWLQAVFDAPSFDHLQPHIAESCMDSQKNPTAIRVSSVIKAIRDTRLPYMSLKVIKQGDESEPTFYSHLIHDKTQGMLITLKDFISSMAPRTQLHVQPTLG
- a CDS encoding fructose-bisphosphate aldolase, putative (encoded by transcript BEWA_033730A); protein product: MASPQDLAAELAANAKKLVAPGKGILAADESTKTVKNRFDNVGIENTEQNRAAYRSMLFSTEGLGEYISGAILYEETLFQKAPSGKLMVDLLKEQGILPGIKVDIGLVPLPNSNGEVSTQGLDGLAERCKKYYEAGARFAKWRAVLSIDQAKNKPSPLSVAETSHTLARYAAICQSNGLVPIVEPEILADGDHSIGTCAEISEKVLASVFKALNDHHVLLEGALLKPHMITKGFSCPDEQTADQVAFYTSRTLRRTVPPALAGIVFLSGGQSEADATIHLNEINRANEHPWALSFSYGRALQASCLKTWNGKPENAKDAQAVLLKLAKDNSLASTGSLKHHDTGSSSSKSLFEANYVY
- a CDS encoding Skb1 methyltransferase family member protein (encoded by transcript BEWA_033740A), which codes for MTASGVLRPPVLFGWFINDTITDDLFGIIKLIESLGISFLVLNLNKCKNVVKTPDNEDFVPLGGSDLALPSGHWAQRVVSFISKSDLDALKFELSWASYVGVRSIIVDLASVLAFESDEDIMDRIAKLSQVLISSLSLPNTPTIHIALDASHESWNIWRMIYELCNHSHRLKVALILSDLDEDEAKRWTAEPLGLAILDSKSFAKSGYKCVISENVRNLLAHIMDFGVKVVLHSEFDYRDLIREFVYDDLGDKITNVPLTVREAIKAVKRLHASLNPLSIREFHSSGYNDLLQTPLQPLRDHLDSSTYEEFERCDTKYDIFETAVRQWLEENTTVRRPVAYIPGAGRGPLVQRTLNAFHNKGIKDYSIYAIEKNPYAILTLKHRIKDGQSGWDKVQLIFGDMRDIIPKEPADLIISELLGSFADNELSPECIYGIEAVFNKHFPNHKQIQYIPQRYTSFLTPIYTPKLWERLYLSEDRKCFHTPYVVALQSYYNIAANPDPLPCFSFEHPSRKETTKLERYKQLRFTVKKDCTLHGFAGYFSFRLYGDLEMSILPGHSDEVKSWFPMYFPVEKAMYVKESQVITLHIWRKCDGTRVWYEWAVTTPFTSAIHNVNGFSYSIAC